The DNA sequence cacacacacacacacacacacacacacacacacaccttggaccTGAGGATGCCCACAGAGCTGTTTGTAGAGAGGAGACTTCAGTGCATGTCAGAGGGGTATTTAAGTgccggagagagagattttgtgtgtgtgtgtctgtgtataatgtgtgtgtgagagaatgtgtgtttgtgaatgtgtgtgtttctgagtcaGGGCCAAACAGATTCTGATGAGAACTTACATAAGCGCATCACCATGGAAACACTAGACATACCAACAAAGGAgctctctgactgtgtgtgtgtgtgtgtgtgtgtgtgtgtgtgtccactttgCAGGCTTTTAAGGCTGAGCTGGAGGGGGTAGTTGGTCACCTGAACAAGAGCAGTGAGTTTCTCACCAACATCACAGATCTCATCCGCTCTCAGAGtaagtctctcacacacaacacacacacacacacacacacacacacacacacacacactcacttcctcaCTCACATTcccatgtgtgaaatgaatggtCTAATAATGGAACTCAAACCCCTCAAGTCCATCTGCAATGAAAAGTCTCCTGctgcaggctcacacacacacacacaagcgcacacacacacacacacacacacacacatacactgagtgGTCATCACATATCTgggtctggggtgtgtgtgtgggtgtataatacattaataaatgtgtgtgtgtgtgtgtgtgtgtgtgtgtgtgtgtgtgtgtgtgtgtgtgtgtgagctcgtttgtgtgtttgattgaagGCCAGAATTCAGTGTGTGTAGTGAATGATCTATACCAAGCAGGTTGCTATGGTTACTCTCGTCTGGAACGGCAGAATCGTTGCAAATTGGCATCTCTCCACAGACTGCTCCACCTGTACGGATGGTCCAgtccgtctcacacacacaccactgtaaGTCGTgagcacgcaggcacgcacgcacactctcacacacacacacacacatacacacatacaccactgtaagtcgtgcacacacacacacacacacacacacattgagctgTGACTGTGAGTGGACCCTTTGTGAGTCACATGACGAGTGAAGTGAACCTGATGGTGAAGGAGCCCACCCTCCactacccacacaaacacatccacatcctTTGGGTCATAGGGCCAAACAATGCAGTGGCATCcacctcaagtgtgtgtgtctgtgtctgtgtgtgagtgtctatcAGGTctaacccatctctctctccctctctcccctccatctctctctctctctctctctctctgtgtgtgtgtgtgtgtgtgtgtaaactctaacctctctccccctgtgtgtgtgtgtgctcagatgCGTGTCAGTAAGGGGCTGGATCAGCTCCTAACTCTGCCCCTGGGACTCTCCTTCTCTGAGGCCACAGCAGCCAGTCTGgtactcacctgtgtgtgtgtgtgtgtgtgtgtgtgtgtgtgtgtgtgtgtgtgtgtgtgtgtgtgtgtgtgcgtgtgtgtgtgtgtgtgtgtgctcaataaTGTGTGTCTTCGTTGGTATGCTGCTGTATGATGTgttgatgtgcttgtgtgtttcaggtatgGGTGGATCTGtcgggtgtgagtgtgtgtatgctaatgtgtgtgtccctggaaAAGTGGATctttctgtgtatctgtgtcagggtatatgtgtgtgtggatgctaaaatctctgtgtgtgtgtgcgtgtgtgtgtgtgtgtgtgtgtgtgtgcatgtgtgtgtgtttcaggtaaaaGTGGATctgtcgggtgtgtgtgtgtgtgcgtgtatgctaatatgtgtgtgtgtgcgtgtgtgtgtgtgtgtttcaggtaaaaGTGGATCtgtcggggtgtgtgttggactgCGGCTCTTCAGGCGAGGCTGTGCTGGCTTCAGAactccagctacacacacacatctactccTGCCGGCCTGAAATCCGctgtgtcatacacacacacactccatccattGCTgctgtaagtacacacacacacacacacacacacactcctgccactgctgctgtaagtacacacacacacacacacactactgctactactgctgtaaatacacacacacacacacactcctgctactactgctgtaagtacacacacacacacacacacacacacacacacacacactcctgctactactgctgtaagtacacacacacacacacacactcctgcttcTACTgctgtaagtacacacacacacacacacacacactcctgccactACTGCTGTAAGTACACTCACACTGTGTTCatggtcttgtgtttgtgtcaggtcTCATCCATGAAGTGTGGAATCCTGCCCATTTCCCATGATGCTCTGCTTCTAGGGGAGGTGTCATATTTCAGCTTTGTAGGAAGTGATGTGAACGAGAGGGAGGAGCTTCAGCAGGCCCTCGGACCAACTACAAAGGTAGCACTCAGACAGAACCACTAGCCTGGAATTAGCCATTGAGCAAGTAGCACAAGTAAAACATTTGTATTGTGTGACACTtctaataaatgtgtgtgtgtgtgtgtgtgtgtgcgcgcatatgtgtgtgtgtgtgtgtgtgtgtgtgtgtgtgtgtgtgtgtgtgtgtcactgtgtgtgtgtgtgtgtgtgtgtgccactgtgtgtgtgcatgcgtgcgtgtgtttgcgcatgtgtgtgtgtgtgtgtgtgtgtgtgtgtgtgtgtgtgcgcatgtgtgtgtgcgtacgtgtgtgtgtgcgcatgcatacgtgtgtgtgtgtgtgtgtgtgtgcgcacatgtttgtgtatgtgtgtgtgtgtgtgtgtgtacatcaggTGCTGGTGCTGAGGGGTCATGGTGTGTTTGCATTGGGGGTGACACCTGAGGAGGCCTTTCATAACATCTACCGCTGCCAGCAAGCCTGCGAGACTCAGGTAGAATAactaaccctgtgtgtgtgtgtgtgtgtgtgtgtgtgtgtgtgttgagacctctaaccctgtgtgtgtgaaagaagaaagagagatggagaaagagatttGGGTGTTacctagttgtgtgtgtgtgagagagaggcagacagagattCAGGTTAGTATCATTCATGCAGATTAGATACCATTGCCAGGTTACAGTCGATCACAAAGACAGATgcactaactgtgtgtgtgtgtgtgtgtgtgtgtgtgtgtgtgtgtataaatgaacAGGTGAATGCCTTGGCCTGTGCTGGTGGAGTAGACAAGCTGCTGCTACTGGACAGGAAGGAGTAtggatcagacacacacacacctccaaacacacacacccccgtggactccctctcctcctccggtgACGCGTCACCTGCCTGGAAGACGGGAGAGGCGGAATTTGAAGCCCTCATGAGGATGCTTGACAGCCTGGTacgttaccatggcaaccctAAGGCTTCACATTTTACCCAATCAGACCAGAGTGGATGTGTTCTAGAACATAATTGACAGGTTGCTTAGTTACTGTACTTAGCTGTACTGTaatggagagaagatgacaTCAAAAACATCAATTCCATTGGAGCTccagtgtgcggacttttttatTCATGGCACTCTGATCCGTGTTGGCAGGGTTACCGGACAGGCTACACCTACCGGCACCCCGTTGTCAAGGAGATGCCGCGGAGCCGGAGTGCCGTGGAGATTCCCGCCACCGTGACCTCCAGGGGTCGGGACGTGGAGATGACGTTTCCATGGGGACCAGAAGAGGGGTTGGATCAGCAGCATCGAGAGAGAGCACTCTGGCTAGCGTCACCAAACAGCTACCTGAAGCTCACAGAACCACAGACCACCCGCACTACggtactaaacacacacacacacacacacacacacacacacacacacacacacacacacacacacacacacacacacacacacacatactgtacatgtgcatactgtatgttgatatgatatatgatgtgtttgtattgtgatgtgtgtttttgtgtgtatatggttgctgatatatgtgtgtgtgtgtgtgtgtgtgtgtgtgtgtgagtgcgtgcgtgcgtgcgtgcttgtgtgtgtgtgtgtgtgtgtttacgtatgtattttggtgtgtgtgtgtgtgtgtttacatgtgtgtgtgtgtgtgtgtgtttacatgtgtgtgtgtgtgtgtgtgtgtgtgtgtgtgtgtgtgtgtgtgtgtttacatatgtgtgtgtgtgtgtgtgtgtgtgtgcg is a window from the Sardina pilchardus chromosome 18, fSarPil1.1, whole genome shotgun sequence genome containing:
- the add3b gene encoding adducin 3 (gamma) b; the encoded protein is MAVIYDAFKAELEGVVGHLNKSSEFLTNITDLIRSQSQNSVCVVNDLYQAGCYGYSRLERQNRCKLASLHRLLHLYGWSSPSHTHTTMRVSKGLDQLLTLPLGLSFSEATAASLVKVDLSGCVLDCGSSGEAVLASELQLHTHIYSCRPEIRCVIHTHTPSIAAVSSMKCGILPISHDALLLGEVSYFSFVGSDVNEREELQQALGPTTKVLVLRGHGVFALGVTPEEAFHNIYRCQQACETQVNALACAGGVDKLLLLDRKEYGSDTHTPPNTHTPVDSLSSSGDASPAWKTGEAEFEALMRMLDSLGYRTGYTYRHPVVKEMPRSRSAVEIPATVTSRGRDVEMTFPWGPEEGLDQQHRERALWLASPNSYLKLTEPQTTRTTWRRTEDASSCRGTPIRIIHPNQFVPLNTNPSEVLQIRNKIRDQHWVDVMTAGPKSQLLAGVPPDQTPGPAFIYEDESAEPLPPNPFSQSDADLEEYKSLVEQNQSQQDGDDATEAEEISTFDGSTLSLSLSPLNSPVKEEGMPPLADLEEDLSESITYLSVSVDLEVTIDKTTPQPLESNEQTTTPATETTAVPDNHSKHSKKKKKKKKFFTTSFFRRTRKKDASES